In Romeriopsis navalis LEGE 11480, the genomic stretch TAGAGGGTAGCTGATCCGTTGCCTTAATTTTTGGATTCGGTATGACTCAATTGCATAAAATACCTACCCAATTCGATTGCTTAGCTAGGATGTGAATTCTAATTGCGAATTGGAGAATGTTCTTAGTGCTAAAAGCTACGATTAGATCGACTGTCTACACGGGCGATCGTCGGTTGATTTGCTATGAAGTCTGAAACAGAGCAACGTTATCGGGCCATGCCTGCGGAAACAGCGGCAGCGGTATTGAAATTTCGATCGCTCCAAAACCAACTGCGCGATCGCTGGCGCAATATCCAAGAATTCGATACCAGCGCCGCCGACATCATTGTCCTACCTTCACTCAGCCTTGATCAGCGAGAACTGAATAAAGTTGAAGGCTGCTATCACTACGAAGAACGACTGTTATTTTCGCTAATTCGTCTGCGAAATCCCCGCACCCGCGTGGTTTATATCACCTCACAGCCGATTCACCCCAGCGTCATCGACTACTACCTCCAGCTATTGCCAGGCATTCCATTTTCCCATGCCCGCGATCGTCTACTCCTGCTCTCCACCTACGATGCTTCGACCCAAGCCTTGACCCAGAAAATCCTCGATCGCCCCCGCTTGCTCGATCGCCTGCGCTACAGCATCAACCCCGATCGGGCCTACATGATTTGCTATAACGCCACCGAGTTAGAACAAACGCTATCACTGCAACTCAATGTGCCACTGTTTGCCGTTGACCCCGCCTTACTGCATTGGGGCACCAAGTCCGGCAGCCGCCAAATCTTCGCCGAAAGTGGGATTCAATTTCCCGATGGTAGTGATTTGGTGTGGAACGCCGCTGACTTAGCCGCAGAGATTGACGCACTGTGGCAGCGGCAACCAGATTTACAGCGTGTGGTGGTCAAACTAAATGAAGGATTTTCCGGGGAGGGCAATGCACTATTAGATTTGCGACCGTTGCAGGATGGTTCTACGGTGAGCCACGATCGAGTCCAACGCATTCAAGCCCATTTAGCCAATCTCAAATTTGAAGCCAAGGGCGAGTCTTGGACAAATTTTCAGACCAGAATTAGCGAATTAGGCGCGATCGTTGAGCAGTTTGTCGAGGGTGAAGCTAAACGATCGCCCAGCGTTCAACTGCGCATTACCCCCGCGGGTGAAGTGGAGTTGCTCTCGACCCATGATCAAATCTTGGGCGGACCCAACGGGCAAATCTATCTGGGCTGTCGGTTTCCTGCGGATGAAACGTATCGATCGCAGCTCCAGGAAATGGGCCAGCGTGTCGGCGAAGTCTTGGCGAAAAAAGGTGTACTAGAGCGTTTCGGGGTAGATTTTGTGGCGGTGCCCAAAGACGATGGCTGGGACCTCTGGGCGATCGAGATCAACCTCCGCAAAGGCGGCACCACCCACCCGTTTATGACGCTGAAATTCCTGACCAATGGTGATTACGAAGCCGAGAGCGGACTGTTTCATGGCCGCAATCGTCAAGCCAAATACTACCTCGCCACCGATAACCTGCAAAAACCACATTACCGGGGACTCTTACCCGATGACTTGATGGATATCATTGCCGAAAATCAACTGCATTTCGACACCAGTACCGAAACCGGCATGGTATTTCATCTGATGGGTTGTCTCTCAGAATTTGGTAAATTAGGCGTCACCAGCATTGGCAATTCGCCCGAGCAAGCCGAGGAAATCTATCAGCGATTAGTCCAAGCCTTGGATGCCGCAACTAAAGTGCCACAGCAGCTTCAGACCTACCACTTATCCATGCAGTGGAATGGCATGCACTAAACAAGCCAACATTTTTGACAAATCATGCAAAAACTTTGCGGAAACTGTTTGGTTTCAGTGGTTATTAGTGTATAAGTACATTAGATCTACAAAGATCGTCAATTCGATTTATTCGTTCAAACGTCCCCAGCCGATTCAGCCACCCATCCTCCAGCTAATTAATTTCGCGTGAGAATTCTGAACCAGTTTTTCACATCTTCCTAGAGATTTTCTTGATTCGTTTTGTGTAATGTTAATTTCATCGATCGTCCCAAAGCTGCCGACCCATCCTAATTTCTCCGTGGTTGACATATTCGCCGCCGCCGATTTCGGTTGGGAATATTTAATTCAAGATGTCGATGGGCTTTGGATACTCGAAGAGTTCTTACCCAGTGCCGAAACCCCACAAGATTTAGCCACGTTACAAACAGAACTGCAACAGTGGATACAACCGATCGCCTCAATCCGGTTTCCGCAGTTGGCTCGCAGCATCGCCATCCTCAGCTTCGATGAACGGCTGTTTTGGTTACGCGAACATATTCCGGGACAAAGCTATCAACAATTGCTCACGCAAGCGATCGCACAAAACGATCGCTTCTCCGAAGCCGAAGTGTGGGATTTTTTAATCGATGTGTTGCAACCGTTAGCCGCCTTACATGATCAAAATATCGCCCATGGCGCAATCGACTTCAATGCGGTAATTTGTCGAGAGTCCGATGGAAATCTTGTCCTGCAAAGGTTTGGCGGAATTCGCGAATTTGGTTTAGCGCATCAGTTTTATTTGTTGCAACCGCTAATGACACCAAGTTGGCAAAGTAATCTACGCGGTCTACCCCAAGATTTACATGACCTCGCATGGATGGCATTAGTCCTCCTCACCGGCAATCCAGAACTTGAATTAATCTCGCC encodes the following:
- a CDS encoding peptide ligase PGM1-related protein; this encodes MKSETEQRYRAMPAETAAAVLKFRSLQNQLRDRWRNIQEFDTSAADIIVLPSLSLDQRELNKVEGCYHYEERLLFSLIRLRNPRTRVVYITSQPIHPSVIDYYLQLLPGIPFSHARDRLLLLSTYDASTQALTQKILDRPRLLDRLRYSINPDRAYMICYNATELEQTLSLQLNVPLFAVDPALLHWGTKSGSRQIFAESGIQFPDGSDLVWNAADLAAEIDALWQRQPDLQRVVVKLNEGFSGEGNALLDLRPLQDGSTVSHDRVQRIQAHLANLKFEAKGESWTNFQTRISELGAIVEQFVEGEAKRSPSVQLRITPAGEVELLSTHDQILGGPNGQIYLGCRFPADETYRSQLQEMGQRVGEVLAKKGVLERFGVDFVAVPKDDGWDLWAIEINLRKGGTTHPFMTLKFLTNGDYEAESGLFHGRNRQAKYYLATDNLQKPHYRGLLPDDLMDIIAENQLHFDTSTETGMVFHLMGCLSEFGKLGVTSIGNSPEQAEEIYQRLVQALDAATKVPQQLQTYHLSMQWNGMH